A stretch of Procambarus clarkii isolate CNS0578487 chromosome 20, FALCON_Pclarkii_2.0, whole genome shotgun sequence DNA encodes these proteins:
- the LOC123755403 gene encoding LOW QUALITY PROTEIN: histone deacetylase 8 (The sequence of the model RefSeq protein was modified relative to this genomic sequence to represent the inferred CDS: deleted 1 base in 1 codon), whose amino-acid sequence MRARTRERFIVDTMSTKDIPKVAYITDSKLICCCDAIPVLKRRASLTHHLIAAYGLVGKMNVIPSQPATEDDVRGFHSEDYVKFLEVAKPDGQELNEDEFGLGFDCPILNNLWTIVCQVAGASLTAALALTSSYSTIAINWCGGWHHAQRDSASGFCYVNDIVLAVRHLRTKFDKILYIDLDIHHGDGVENAFLFSPKVVTLSFHQLETGFFPGTGEQKDVGLGKGRYYSFNVPYKAGINNKQFVYLFESILYNLCEVYMPNAVVCQCGADAVSGDPLGGGNLTPEAFKSCVRHILNLHKPTLFLGGGGYDNINTAKLWTVITSTILDTPLSAEIPEHQFFPLYGPSFELEVTAGLRKSENTQKSLDETVWAAHENIKKLAELLGKKAS is encoded by the exons ATGCGCGCCCGCACGCGGGAAAG GTTCATCGTAGACACAATGTCCACTAAAGATATCCCCAAAGTTGCCTATATTACTGACTCGAAACTAATATGCTGCTGTGATGCAATACCAGTTTTAAAACGCCGG GCAAGTTTAACTCATCATCTCATTGCTGCCTATGGACTGGTTGGTAAAATGAATGTTATTCCGTCTCAACCAGCTACCGAAGATGATGTTAGGGGCTTTCATTCAGAAGATTATGTAAAATTCCTTGAAGTGGCAAAACCTGATGGTCAAGAATTGAACGAGGATGAATTTGGATTAG GATTTGACTGTCCAATACTCAACAACTTGTGGACAATAGTCTGTCAGGTGGCTGGTGCATCTTTGACCGCTGCTCTTGCTCTTACATCGTCCTACAGCACA ATTGCCATTAACTGGTGCGGTGGATGGCATCATGCTCAGAG AGATTCTGCCTCTGGATTTTGCTATGTAAATGACATTGTTCTAGCTGTGCGACATCTGCGCACAAAgtttgacaagatcttgtacattGATTTGGACATTCATCACG GAGATGGTGTGGAGAATGCTTTTCTGTTCAGTCCCAAGGTGGTTACTCTGTCATTTCATCAGTTAGAGACCGGTTTCTTCCCTGGCACCGGTGAGCAAAAAGATGTCGGCCTCGGGAAAGGCAGATATTACAGCTTTAATGTCCCTTACAAAGCTGGGATAAACAATAAACAGTTTGTGTACTTATTTGAGAG TATTCTATACAACTTGTGTGAAGTATATATGCCAAATGCTGTGGTTTGCCAGTGTGGGGCTGATGCTGTCAGTGGTGACCCTCTTGGAGGAGGCaatttaaccccagaagctttcaAATCCTGTGTACGTCATATCTTGAACCTCCACAAGCCCACTCTCTTTCTTGGAGGAG GAGGTTACGACAATATAAACACAGCCAAACTGTGGACAGTTATCACATCTACCATTCTTGATACTCCCCTTAGTGCTGAGATTCCTGAGCATCAG TTCTTTCCGCTGTATGGCCCAAGCTTTGAGTTGGAAGTAACAGCAGGACTTCGGAAAAGTGAAAATACTCAGAAGTCTCTAGATGAAACTGTTTGGGCTGCTCATG aaaatataaaaaaattagcTGAGCTACTAGGAAAGAAGGCTTCATAG